From the Leptospira biflexa serovar Patoc strain 'Patoc 1 (Paris)' genome, one window contains:
- the prfA gene encoding peptide chain release factor 1 — protein sequence MIDRLKKIQEKYLRIEDELAKATASDTLKNLSKERSRLTPVYTKADEYLKITKDCQDAKSLLESENDPDMHSMLKSEIEEGEKKLEELAKELEIMLLPPDPNSGKSILVEIRAGTGGEESGLFCADLFRMYNKYADKKGLRVEIIDMSQTGIGGYKEIVFSLDDDKAYDLFKFESGTHRVQRIPETESGGRIHTSAVTVAILPEAEEKEVEIKESDLRIDVYRSSGAGGQHVNTTDSAVRITHIPTGIVVASQEERSQIKNRDKAMRVLRARIADQAAETAKLSADALKKAQVGSGDRSERIRTYNFPQGRCTDHRIGFTSHNLPAIMEGDLDELIDALIQEDRSKRLAEAKA from the coding sequence ATGATAGATAGATTGAAAAAAATTCAAGAAAAATACCTGCGTATCGAGGATGAGCTCGCAAAGGCCACCGCATCGGATACATTAAAGAATCTATCGAAAGAGAGATCTCGCCTAACTCCCGTATATACAAAAGCAGATGAATATTTAAAAATTACTAAAGATTGCCAAGATGCAAAATCCTTATTAGAATCAGAAAATGATCCAGACATGCATTCCATGTTAAAATCAGAAATCGAAGAAGGAGAAAAAAAATTAGAAGAACTGGCAAAAGAACTCGAAATTATGTTATTACCACCTGATCCCAATTCAGGGAAAAGTATTCTAGTCGAGATTCGTGCTGGAACCGGTGGGGAAGAATCGGGATTATTTTGTGCCGATTTATTTCGAATGTACAACAAGTATGCCGATAAAAAGGGACTGCGCGTTGAGATCATTGATATGAGCCAAACAGGTATTGGCGGATATAAAGAAATCGTATTCTCGCTTGATGATGATAAAGCCTATGATTTGTTTAAATTTGAATCTGGGACACACCGTGTACAAAGGATACCTGAAACTGAATCAGGCGGAAGGATTCACACTTCTGCTGTAACAGTAGCCATCCTACCAGAAGCCGAAGAAAAAGAAGTTGAGATCAAAGAAAGTGACCTTCGAATTGACGTTTATCGCTCGTCAGGTGCTGGAGGTCAGCACGTCAACACAACTGACTCGGCGGTTCGTATCACACACATTCCAACTGGGATTGTAGTCGCCTCCCAAGAAGAACGTTCCCAAATCAAGAACCGCGATAAAGCAATGAGAGTACTCAGAGCAAGGATCGCTGACCAAGCAGCTGAGACTGCTAAACTCAGCGCTGATGCTTTGAAAAAAGCGCAGGTTGGTTCGGGAGACAGATCAGAACGCATTCGAACGTATAACTTCCCTCAAGGCCGATGCACGGACCACAGGATCGGATTCACGAGTCATAATCTACCAGCCATCATGGAAGGGGATTTGGATGAATTAATTGATGCCTTGATCCAAGAAGATCGGTCCAAACGATTAGCAGAAGCCAAGGCTTAA
- a CDS encoding ATP-binding protein has translation MSFLNEKHLLTIVQKSGIGILILNENFKIILTNHWFLKRSFLDEQHLDNKLIFDVFPELVGTRTLKSIEQCLEFSQYSILTHTLNPFPFPLFDNEQKIEKKERIYQYLHVIPISIDDEQNRFCMIQITDVSQQVTREKLLREQMVVAKEREVEAKKASQAKTDFLASMSHEIRTPLNAILGMADTLTETNLTNEQMEYLTVLRNSGKALYNIINDILDLSRIESGKLEIEHIEFSIRDLLKETISLFLMKAKSKGIQISYSVSDDIAEQIKGDSTRIQQILINLIGNAMKFTEIGKIYVDASLSQDQKSLCLIVEDTGIGIPNEKLNSIFESFTQVDSSTTRRYGGTGLGLTITKKLILMMNGEISVQSQLGKGSKFVLNIPYEGLVHRDSNIHQHWLDLELPDAENFPKCRILLAEDSEENVFIIKTFLRKYPIELVIAKNGKIALQMFQSEKFDIVLMDMQMPEMDGLEATKQIRLYEHNQNIDPLFAIPIIAISANVQKEDISKSFMAGITSYISKPVRKIEILKLIYFYLAL, from the coding sequence GTGAGTTTCTTGAATGAAAAACACCTATTAACGATTGTTCAAAAATCTGGAATTGGTATCCTGATTTTAAACGAAAACTTTAAAATCATATTAACAAATCATTGGTTCCTTAAACGCTCTTTCTTAGATGAACAACACTTAGACAACAAATTAATATTCGATGTTTTTCCTGAACTAGTTGGGACACGTACTTTAAAATCAATTGAACAATGCCTTGAATTTTCTCAGTATTCAATCCTGACACATACTTTAAATCCCTTCCCATTTCCTTTATTTGATAATGAACAAAAAATAGAAAAAAAAGAAAGGATTTATCAATACCTGCATGTCATTCCCATTTCAATCGATGATGAACAAAATCGATTTTGTATGATTCAAATTACAGACGTTTCACAACAAGTGACCCGAGAAAAATTATTAAGAGAACAAATGGTAGTGGCAAAAGAAAGGGAAGTAGAAGCAAAAAAAGCATCCCAAGCAAAAACAGATTTTTTAGCTTCCATGAGTCATGAAATCAGAACTCCTCTCAATGCAATTTTAGGAATGGCTGATACCTTAACGGAAACAAATCTAACAAATGAACAAATGGAGTATCTAACAGTACTTCGAAACTCCGGTAAGGCATTGTATAACATTATCAATGACATTCTAGACTTATCTCGAATTGAATCTGGAAAATTGGAAATTGAACACATTGAATTTTCAATCCGCGATTTACTCAAAGAAACAATTTCTTTATTTTTAATGAAAGCAAAGTCAAAGGGAATCCAAATTTCTTATTCCGTGAGTGACGATATCGCAGAACAAATCAAAGGAGATTCCACTCGAATCCAACAAATCTTAATTAACTTGATTGGAAATGCGATGAAATTTACAGAAATAGGAAAGATTTATGTAGATGCATCATTAAGTCAGGATCAAAAAAGTTTATGTTTGATTGTTGAAGATACTGGAATTGGAATTCCAAATGAAAAATTAAATTCTATTTTTGAAAGTTTTACTCAAGTGGATAGCTCCACAACTCGAAGGTATGGTGGAACTGGACTTGGACTTACAATCACAAAAAAGTTAATACTAATGATGAATGGCGAAATATCGGTTCAAAGCCAACTAGGCAAAGGATCCAAGTTCGTCCTAAATATACCCTACGAAGGTTTGGTTCATAGGGATTCAAACATCCATCAACATTGGTTGGATTTGGAATTACCAGATGCAGAAAATTTTCCAAAATGTAGAATCTTATTAGCAGAGGATTCAGAAGAAAATGTTTTCATCATCAAAACATTTTTACGAAAATATCCAATCGAACTTGTGATTGCAAAAAACGGAAAGATTGCATTACAAATGTTTCAATCCGAAAAATTTGATATCGTTTTAATGGATATGCAAATGCCTGAAATGGATGGATTAGAAGCGACAAAACAAATACGACTGTATGAACATAATCAAAACATTGATCCATTGTTTGCAATTCCCATCATCGCAATTTCTGCAAACGTACAAAAAGAAGATATCAGCAAAAGTTTTATGGCAGGAATCACATCATACATTTCCAAACCAGTGCGTAAGATTGAAATTCTGAAATTGATTTATTTCTATTTGGCTCTTTAA
- a CDS encoding S8 family serine peptidase: MKFLQLGLITIIITSLGLGNCNPIKKSDPFSDNLLLLLLLNSFATARELDCTFSSSGTDSLYDDQWHLQNYGQLGGTTGEDARVKPVWDQGYSGNQVIVSVVDDGLDIRHEDLAANISISTRGLNLFNNTFNPSHSYTNSFHGSAVGGVIGATGGNGMGVRGAAPCSKLVGVNILEKSTIFTSDEYRAMVNESGRVFISNNSWGSPDLYGWLWPSSSLWQQGINEGVSLGRGGKGTVYFWAAGNGANGGTVASPTLVDNANFDGQANYYGVMAIGGIGQNGMKASYSESGANLWVVAHTQGNNASAYTTAISTTDASGGFGFNAGGTGGDYVFSNYTRRFNGTSSATPLAAGVAALLLSKYPEFTWRDVRELIAYSARQNDAFDSDWTTNAAGLKINHKYGFGAIDAEQLFVRANTWTPISASFKTEAMNTVSPGTSIPDNDLVTGANVSYPVTSSITYVEFVDVEFTSNHTYFPELRITVTSPSGTVSVLTELHACRNPLNNSGCTSGNTSIATMTGSSTYRFGLTRLLGENPNGSWNIRVYDGGVGDTGSIQSIRLRIYGR, from the coding sequence ATGAAATTTCTGCAATTAGGGTTGATCACAATCATCATCACTAGCTTGGGTTTGGGGAATTGTAATCCTATCAAAAAAAGTGATCCATTCAGCGACAATTTACTCTTACTTTTGCTTTTAAATTCATTTGCCACTGCTAGAGAATTGGATTGCACGTTTTCTTCTTCTGGAACTGATTCACTTTATGATGACCAATGGCATCTACAAAACTACGGCCAATTAGGCGGTACCACCGGGGAAGACGCACGAGTCAAACCTGTCTGGGACCAAGGTTATTCGGGAAATCAAGTCATTGTGAGTGTGGTGGACGATGGTCTAGACATACGTCACGAAGATTTAGCTGCAAATATTTCAATTTCCACACGTGGTCTCAATTTATTCAATAACACATTCAATCCCTCCCATTCATATACCAACAGTTTCCATGGATCTGCCGTTGGCGGTGTCATAGGTGCTACTGGTGGAAATGGAATGGGTGTTAGAGGAGCTGCACCTTGTTCCAAACTTGTTGGAGTGAATATCTTAGAAAAATCGACAATCTTTACTTCGGATGAATATAGAGCAATGGTCAATGAGTCTGGAAGAGTATTTATTTCCAATAATAGTTGGGGATCTCCGGATTTATACGGTTGGTTATGGCCGTCCAGTAGTCTTTGGCAACAAGGGATCAACGAAGGGGTCAGTTTAGGCAGAGGTGGAAAAGGAACTGTATATTTTTGGGCAGCAGGCAATGGAGCCAATGGTGGAACAGTCGCATCACCTACATTAGTTGACAATGCCAATTTTGATGGGCAAGCGAATTATTATGGTGTCATGGCCATTGGTGGGATAGGACAAAATGGAATGAAGGCTTCGTATTCCGAGTCTGGTGCCAACCTCTGGGTCGTAGCCCATACACAAGGAAACAATGCCTCGGCTTATACCACAGCCATATCCACAACGGATGCCTCGGGCGGATTTGGCTTCAATGCAGGTGGAACCGGTGGAGATTATGTTTTTTCTAATTATACACGTAGATTTAATGGCACATCCTCCGCGACTCCACTTGCTGCTGGTGTTGCCGCCTTACTCTTAAGTAAGTATCCGGAATTCACTTGGAGAGACGTACGAGAGTTAATTGCTTATTCTGCCAGACAAAATGATGCTTTTGATTCAGATTGGACAACAAACGCTGCTGGCCTAAAGATCAATCATAAATATGGTTTCGGAGCAATTGACGCAGAACAACTTTTTGTTCGAGCCAATACTTGGACTCCGATTTCAGCCAGTTTCAAAACAGAAGCGATGAATACTGTTTCGCCAGGCACTTCCATACCTGACAATGATCTAGTAACAGGTGCCAATGTATCCTATCCTGTCACATCTTCCATTACTTATGTTGAGTTTGTGGATGTTGAATTCACTTCGAATCATACTTATTTTCCGGAATTAAGGATCACAGTAACTTCACCAAGCGGAACCGTAAGTGTATTAACGGAACTTCATGCCTGTCGTAATCCTTTAAATAATTCCGGTTGTACATCAGGGAATACTTCCATTGCAACGATGACTGGTTCTTCTACATATCGATTTGGATTGACACGATTACTCGGGGAAAATCCAAACGGAAGTTGGAACATTCGAGTTTACGATGGGGGCGTTGGTGATACCGGATCCATCCAATCCATTCGACTACGAATTTATGGAAGGTAA
- a CDS encoding adhesin OmpL37 family surface protein — protein MKRFSVILLLLFTAMGEMTPDQSSSKATQLIRVSYGLKDNYEFLRILNSTISNRGTEDQKKYFKRCVQHHIESEILHLQMDLGNSYAELRRTQGLLIQLYIHVLEDEIEELEIELGRLARLANGKEKTETKLYLRLGYREIAVAKQKLIIGKNIRPYLYLMKLQELAYSLKSLKQAEKYIVLLGLLHDSVDEFDKESRSFEAMVNEVIRIIVSDKEKYLRLLYDSHFDSYGTLNYYEQIWKQPDLHELATGIPNFDPAYFRNPEEAKIPTFK, from the coding sequence ATGAAACGTTTTTCGGTCATACTACTGCTTCTCTTTACTGCCATGGGGGAGATGACGCCAGACCAATCCAGTTCTAAAGCAACACAGTTAATCCGTGTTAGCTATGGACTTAAGGATAACTACGAGTTTCTTCGGATTTTAAATTCAACCATTAGCAATCGTGGAACCGAAGACCAAAAAAAATACTTCAAACGATGCGTACAACACCATATCGAATCGGAAATCCTCCATTTACAAATGGACTTGGGGAATTCATACGCGGAACTCCGTAGAACCCAAGGTTTACTCATCCAGTTGTACATCCATGTTTTGGAAGATGAAATTGAAGAATTGGAAATTGAGCTGGGTCGTTTGGCTCGCCTTGCCAATGGAAAAGAAAAAACAGAAACAAAACTCTATTTGCGTTTGGGTTATCGGGAAATTGCAGTCGCTAAACAAAAATTAATCATTGGGAAAAATATCCGGCCCTATTTGTATTTGATGAAATTACAAGAATTGGCCTATTCCTTAAAATCATTGAAACAAGCGGAGAAATACATTGTCCTTCTTGGATTATTACACGATTCCGTGGATGAATTTGACAAAGAAAGTCGAAGTTTCGAAGCGATGGTGAATGAAGTGATTCGGATCATCGTGAGTGATAAGGAAAAATACTTACGATTATTGTATGATAGTCATTTTGATTCCTATGGAACTCTCAATTATTACGAACAAATTTGGAAACAACCAGATTTACACGAATTAGCCACAGGGATTCCGAATTTTGACCCTGCTTACTTCCGAAATCCGGAAGAAGCAAAAATTCCAACCTTCAAATAG
- a CDS encoding rhomboid family intramembrane serine protease, producing the protein MRSFIWEFPLTAGFALFLFLLYPIVSIFMPNLVGEYFIATPGELEPINWILSTFFHGSGAHLLSNLFFLLLLGRVVEKRVGKAKWLLFYFMAGLLSVLGDGIVRGLILGDKTPIVGASGSISGLASAATLLSPFRFPISKTKSIPFPVFLFGWMMVYSDVTNVFARDNVAHWAHLGGFFSVFVTSYLLGEKERQEIRQGFLLNFTFFTLTIILLFFINNR; encoded by the coding sequence ATGCGATCATTCATTTGGGAGTTTCCATTAACTGCTGGTTTTGCTTTATTTCTATTTTTACTTTATCCGATAGTTTCCATATTTATGCCAAACTTAGTTGGTGAGTACTTCATTGCCACACCAGGTGAGTTAGAACCAATCAACTGGATTTTATCCACATTCTTTCATGGGTCTGGGGCTCATTTGTTATCCAATCTATTTTTCCTTTTATTACTCGGTCGAGTTGTGGAAAAAAGAGTAGGGAAGGCGAAGTGGTTACTCTTTTATTTTATGGCAGGATTGCTTTCGGTGTTAGGTGACGGAATCGTTCGTGGATTGATCTTGGGAGATAAAACTCCCATCGTCGGTGCCAGCGGTTCTATTTCAGGTTTAGCATCTGCAGCGACCTTATTATCTCCATTCCGATTTCCGATTTCAAAAACCAAATCGATACCGTTTCCCGTGTTTTTATTTGGTTGGATGATGGTGTATTCCGATGTGACCAATGTGTTTGCCAGAGATAATGTGGCGCATTGGGCACACTTAGGTGGATTTTTTTCTGTATTTGTGACAAGTTATTTATTAGGGGAAAAAGAAAGACAAGAAATCCGACAAGGCTTTCTCCTTAACTTTACCTTTTTTACATTGACGATCATTCTTCTATTTTTTATCAACAATAGGTAA
- a CDS encoding alcohol dehydrogenase catalytic domain-containing protein: protein MNLKFRAKDYLSDDSFESAEYEYIGNQNEGWEIKRNGSTYLQLGPGYIPLKTISCGVCSTDIDRRFLPFPLPQIIGHEVLAEGLEENQGKQFVVEINDTYEARGDKNPDIFCKEGIPTHSPERRVLGIDRLPGGFGPYILAPIHAAINLEGVSPKAAVLMEPFAAALQAIIASPPKPGDHVAVLGPRRLGSLVLAALSSYRKTNGSNFRITAITRHDHLVDLSKEMGADDVIDLRITNVENLQNKFDIVYDTTSTTSGFETALQISKREVHLKTTNGQTMAGLQHLTELVVDELSILPYEKKNTTFHWQKETRSNKNIFVFDGVSDFIKNELKTNFNVYEGNISKAESILASESFANQMPRFDLVVVASPSEIGLTIRPNPSTENSLVRPRGAILVDSSNVSQWPAEFSLVREFFKQGKEIHSSRCGDFHMAISLLKDNPEITKSLENHLISHRFSSDQLEEAYLKAKDPSSVKVVVDFQ, encoded by the coding sequence ATGAATTTAAAATTCCGAGCAAAGGATTACCTTTCCGATGACTCGTTCGAATCAGCGGAATACGAATACATTGGAAATCAGAACGAGGGATGGGAAATCAAACGAAATGGTTCTACCTACCTTCAATTAGGGCCTGGTTACATTCCATTAAAAACCATTTCCTGCGGAGTCTGTTCCACAGACATCGATAGACGTTTTTTACCCTTTCCTCTCCCTCAAATCATTGGCCACGAAGTCCTCGCAGAAGGACTAGAGGAAAACCAAGGCAAACAGTTTGTTGTCGAAATCAACGATACCTACGAAGCAAGGGGTGACAAAAATCCCGATATATTTTGTAAAGAAGGCATCCCAACTCATTCCCCAGAGCGAAGGGTTCTTGGAATTGATCGCCTGCCCGGTGGATTTGGGCCTTATATTTTAGCGCCAATTCATGCCGCCATCAATTTAGAAGGTGTCTCTCCAAAGGCGGCAGTACTCATGGAACCCTTTGCGGCTGCTTTACAAGCCATCATTGCCTCTCCTCCGAAACCTGGAGACCATGTTGCCGTTCTTGGTCCAAGGCGACTCGGTAGTTTGGTTCTTGCTGCACTTTCCTCTTATCGTAAAACAAATGGTTCCAATTTTCGCATTACAGCAATTACTCGCCATGATCATTTGGTGGATCTTTCCAAAGAGATGGGTGCCGATGATGTGATTGACCTTCGCATAACAAATGTTGAAAATTTACAAAACAAATTTGACATTGTATACGATACCACATCAACCACTTCAGGTTTTGAGACAGCACTACAAATTTCTAAAAGAGAAGTTCATCTCAAAACAACAAACGGGCAAACGATGGCTGGTCTCCAACATTTAACAGAGCTGGTTGTGGATGAATTGTCGATTTTACCGTATGAGAAAAAAAATACTACGTTTCATTGGCAAAAAGAAACGAGATCTAACAAAAATATTTTTGTTTTTGATGGTGTTTCAGATTTCATTAAAAATGAATTAAAAACAAATTTCAATGTATACGAAGGAAACATTTCGAAAGCAGAATCAATCCTGGCTTCGGAAAGTTTTGCCAACCAAATGCCACGATTTGATTTGGTTGTTGTAGCAAGTCCATCTGAGATTGGGCTCACCATCAGGCCAAATCCCTCAACAGAAAATTCATTGGTTCGTCCAAGAGGAGCAATCCTAGTTGATTCCTCCAATGTAAGCCAATGGCCAGCTGAGTTCAGTTTGGTGAGGGAGTTTTTTAAACAAGGAAAAGAAATTCATAGTTCTCGTTGTGGTGATTTCCATATGGCAATATCCTTATTGAAGGATAATCCAGAGATTACTAAATCTTTGGAGAACCATCTCATCTCTCATCGATTTTCTTCTGATCAGTTAGAAGAAGCATATCTAAAAGCAAAAGATCCATCGAGCGTAAAGGTAGTCGTAGATTTCCAATAA
- a CDS encoding NUDIX domain-containing protein translates to MSKHGFFQITQKLFLRDGDSLLVLRDQKSGHGDLPGGRMNEDEFFDDWTQSIFREINEELGEDINIEVNPIPIFVHKHRVNDGNFPCIIIAYNAKLIDGNVKLSDEHDYMEWVDIKKFDPKNLFSEYMLDAVQLYLNQYA, encoded by the coding sequence GTGAGTAAACACGGTTTTTTTCAGATCACACAAAAGTTATTTTTAAGAGACGGGGACTCTTTACTAGTTTTGCGAGACCAAAAATCTGGGCATGGCGATCTTCCTGGTGGAAGAATGAACGAGGATGAATTTTTCGATGATTGGACACAAAGTATATTTCGAGAAATTAATGAAGAACTTGGTGAAGATATAAATATAGAAGTGAATCCAATTCCTATTTTTGTTCACAAACATAGAGTGAATGATGGGAATTTCCCATGTATTATTATTGCTTATAATGCAAAACTTATCGATGGAAATGTAAAATTATCTGATGAACACGATTACATGGAATGGGTGGATATCAAAAAATTTGATCCCAAAAATCTTTTTTCGGAGTACATGTTGGATGCAGTCCAACTTTATTTAAATCAATATGCATAA